GCGAACATGACCCGGTATTCGTTTGTCACGCTGTGCCACTGGACCTTCTCAACCTCGAAGCGCACGCCTCCTTGCCGGTTGCCCTGGTAGTAAAGGTTCAGCAGCCTGGCGACTCTCCTGGCCGGTGAAGAGCGTACATACCTCTCGTTGTTGTGCCAGATAAGGTCCAGGTACCTGTCCAGGTGATCCAGGTCGAGATCGGGATAAAGCTTGCGGGTCTCTTTCCGGACGCTGCCCCGGATCTCCTCAGGCACCGCGGCTTTGCCAGCCGCCAGGATGTCCGCGGGAGTCTTTCGCCCGAAACGGTAGGTCTGGATCTCGACGTGCCGGTCCAGGCCGGGGAGGGGAGTTTCCGAGTGGACGATCTCGGTGTAGGAGATCTCCCTTTCCTGGAGGGTGCGCAGGGTGTCGTAGAGAGAACCTGGCAGGTCGGGCCGGGCCAGGATGAGGGTTTCGTCGGTGTCGGCCAGGATGAGCCTTTCGCTGTGTCGGAAATAGTCGAGTCCCGCGGCGAGCCCGGCCAGCGCCTCCGGTTCGTCACCCATGGTGATGAAAAAGTAGGGGTGCATGTTGCCGTGGAGCCACTGGAGGTTCTCTTCGGAGCGTTTTCCCAGCCGTTCCAGGATGTTTGATACCTCCGGGATGAGGTTCTTCGGGAGATCCTCAGGCATGGCGGCTCCTTGCCCCGTATCGGGAAAGCTCTGTGCGAATGAAATAATCTATCACGAGTGCCGGCGATCGAGTGCGTTAAGCGTCAGGAAGCTTGATGCTGCCCTGTTTTATAACGACAGGAGTGTAACGCCTCCCGACCAATGACATCTGGAAGTCTGTCAAGGTCCACAGACAGACTTCTAGCAGCGTGTCGGGAAACCGTGACACGCTGCGTAAAAGTTTGTCGGAAAAACGCTTATAATATTTTTTCTTCATATCAACCGATGATAAAGTAGTCGGTGAAGATGGTAAGTCACTGTTAACACAATGTATTATATAAAATACTGGACCAAGATCACATCTTCCGACAAACTCTACCTGGGAGCCTGTCGGAGAACCTCCCTGTTTTTTAACAGGGAGGGCACAGACTCCTGGGAGCTGAGTATTATGAACTAAGACCTACGAGTTGCGGTTAAAAACTGGCATGAATTGGTCTTTCTTAGTTCGTAGCACCTGGTTCACAATCCTTCAGACCATACACCTTTCTATGGCACAACAGTGTAACAGTTCAAGGGTTTCTTTTCTGGACCATCGTAAAACCCGGGTTTTGCGCCTGCATTGGTATTTTTCCTGTCATCGCGAACCGCCACTGGGCCGAAGCGATCCCGGGATTGCTTCGGCCCGGTGGCCTGCCTCGCAATGACATGCCGTTCGGATTCCGGCTAATCACTCCCGTCTTCGCCCCTTCGACTAGCCCGGACTATTCACGAGGTTCTTTTCCGTTCCGGCGGCGTTGCTGAGTCGTTCGCTTGTGCGGAATACTAAAGTATGCCTCCGCGCTCACTCCCCAGTCGCCTTGCCGGAACGAAAAACTCCTCTCGTGACTATGTCCGCTCAACCCCGCCTAATTCATGATGCTTATAGTGCCATTCCCATTTATCTTTAATTGCCACACAGTTAGCTGACATCTCATTTGCATCATGAATAATGCGGGCTAGCCNNNNNNNTAGTGCCATTCCCATTTATCTTTAATTGCCACACAGTTAGCTGACATCTCATTTGCATCATGAATAATGCGGGCTAGCTCAGGACCTTCGGCTTTCAGCTTCGGTCTTCGTTCTTGGGGCGTCACCAATGGCTTCCGCCGTCGCTCTTGGGGCGTCGCTTTCAGCTTTGCCCTCACGAGTCGAGCTTCCGTCTTCGTCACGCTAATTGCGTGACTACGCCGTGACAAGACGCCGTGGCAAGCCGTGATTTCCGGAATGACAGCTGTAGACTCCGCGTCACCGAGTCTCCGTGTCCGAAATGACGATTTTCCCGCCCTCTCGCCCCCTCGGTTCCCCCCCCCCATTCCCCCTTACGCCCATACCTCCTTACCGATCTTCAGTCGCTCAGTCGACCCTTCCCCCGCCCGGTCCCTTGCCCTCTTCCGGCCTCTGCATGAGCAGGACCAGCCCCATGACCGCGATGAGGATGATGGCGACGACGAAGAAGGCGTCGTTGAACCCGAGCATGTTGGACTGGCGTATCAGTTCCCTGTAAATGGGAGCTTCCGGGGGCAGCATGAGGCCCCTCGATGCGAGAAGTCCGGCTGCCTTGGCCTTCGCGGCGAGAAAGGCGGGATCGAAGGGAGTGAGGTGCTCGACCAGCCTCGCCTGGTGAAACTGGGCCCTCCGGGTCGCAACGGTGAATGCGAAGGCGATCCCCATGCTGCCGCCCAGGTTCCGGATCATGTTGTAAACGGATGTGGCCTCCCCCATCCTCTCCCTCGGTATGTGGGACAAGGTCAGGGTCGTGGTGGGGATGAAGATGCACGACATGGCGATCCCGAGGGTCACCCGGGGCAGGACGAAGGTCCAGAAGTCCGTCTGGAGGTTGAAAAGGGACATGGCGTAAGTGGTTCCCGACGCGATGAGGATGCCGGTGCCGAGGATGAACTTCGGGTTCACCCTTGTCACGAGTCTGCCCACGATGGGCATGGTGAACAGGGACGCGAGCCCGCCGGGTCCCATGACGAGGCCGGCATGCATGGAAGTGTATCCCATGAGGGCCTGCAGGAAAACGGGAAGCAGGACGATGCTCCCGAACAGGTTGAAGAAGACGAAGAACATGACGATGCAGCCGCTGGCGAAGCTGCGGTCCTTGAACAGGCTCAGGTTGATGATGGGATGCTCATGGTACTTCTCGTTGATCGCCAGGAACACCAGGGAGACGGCCGACAGGATGAGAAAACCGACGATGGTCTCCGACCCGAGCCAGTCGGAACGCTGGCCTGTGTCCAGGACGTACTGAAGGGAGCCGAGGCCGACGGCCAGGAAGGCGAACCCTGTGTAGTCGATCTTCATCTTCTGGCGTTTCATGTAGGGCGGGTCGTGGATGAACAGGTAGCTCAGGAAGATGGCCAGGGCGCCGATGGGTATGTTGATGTAGAAGATCCACCGCCAGGACCACGAATCGGTGATGACGCCTCCGAGGAGCGGCCCCACGATGGGTCCGAACATGACCCCGATGCCGAAAAGGGCCATGGCCATGCCGTGCTCCTTGCGGGGGAACGCCTCCAACAGGATCGCCTGGCTCACCGGGACCAGGCCGCCGCCGGCAAGTCCCTGGACAATCCGGAAAAAGACGAGGCTTTCGAGGCTCCAGGCCGAACCGCACAGGAAACTGGCGATGGTGAAAAGGGCGATGGAACCGATCTGGTAACGTTTGCGTCCGAACAGCCTCGACAGCCAGCCGGACATGGGGATGACGATGGCGTTGGAGAGCAGGTAGGAGCTGATGGCCCAGGTCGCCTCGTTGATGCCCGCGGAGAGGGAACCCCTGATGTGGTCCAGGGAGACGTTGACGATGGACGTGTCGATGATCTCGATGAGGGTCGGAAGCATGACCACCAGGGCCACGATCCACTTATTAACTTGTCGCTCAGGATTTTCAGGCATATTTCCCCGGTGCTATGGGCTATGTACTATGTGCTATGACAGTCGCACTGTCAGCTATGCACTACGAGCTATGTGCCAGGTCAGGCGCTGCTTGGCGCATAAATTGCTTTAAGTTTTCCCAGTTATGGAGCCCAAGCATTTTGAAAAATTGAAGGTATGGAAGGTGGCCCATGAAATTTCGGTCCTCGTCTATAAAATTACTGGTAGTGGTCCGTTATCAAGAGACTTTCCACTTAAAAACCAGCTCAGAAGAGCATCCATATCTGTGCCCTCCAATATCGCCGAAGGTTATGGCCGTCATAGTAAGAAAGAGTTTTTGAAGCATCTTTCAATAGCTAACGGTTCTGTTTTTGAGGTGAGGTCCCAAGTACTTCTGGCAAAAGATGCTGGATTAATTACAAAGGACCAGGCTCAAAAACTGAGTAATATGTGTCTTGAGGTTAGTGGCCTGATCGGAGGCCTGCGTCGTTCCGTAAAAAATTCCTTGTAGCTATGATGTTTAAACCGCATGCTCTCCATAGGCCATAGCCCCTAGCCCCTAGCCCCATAGCCCCAGTTCACTTCGTATGAATCGTCGGCACCACACTCATCCCGACCCGCAGCAGGTCACGCACCTCACCGGGATCGTCGAAGGTGATCTTCACCGGCACCCGTTGAACGACCTTGACGTAGTTGCCGCTGGCGTTTTCGGGCGGGAAGAGCGTAAAGGCGCTCCCCGTGCCTGACATGATGCTGTCGACGGTCCCCTTGAACTTCCGTCCGGAGTAGGCGTCGATCTTCAGGCTGGCTTTCTGCCCCGGCCTGATGAGTTCGATGCGATTCTCCTTGTAGTTGGCGACCACGTAGGCGTCTTCGAGGTTGATCAGGCTGAAGATCGGCTGGCCAACCTGCACGGCGTTGCCCACCTCCACGGACATGCGGGCGATGGAACCGCCCGACGGCGCGGTCACGGTCGTGTAGGCCAGCCTGAGGCGGGCCAGTTCCACCTGGGCCTGGCGCCTTTC
This sequence is a window from bacterium. Protein-coding genes within it:
- a CDS encoding DHA2 family efflux MFS transporter permease subunit, translating into MPENPERQVNKWIVALVVMLPTLIEIIDTSIVNVSLDHIRGSLSAGINEATWAISSYLLSNAIVIPMSGWLSRLFGRKRYQIGSIALFTIASFLCGSAWSLESLVFFRIVQGLAGGGLVPVSQAILLEAFPRKEHGMAMALFGIGVMFGPIVGPLLGGVITDSWSWRWIFYINIPIGALAIFLSYLFIHDPPYMKRQKMKIDYTGFAFLAVGLGSLQYVLDTGQRSDWLGSETIVGFLILSAVSLVFLAINEKYHEHPIINLSLFKDRSFASGCIVMFFVFFNLFGSIVLLPVFLQALMGYTSMHAGLVMGPGGLASLFTMPIVGRLVTRVNPKFILGTGILIASGTTYAMSLFNLQTDFWTFVLPRVTLGIAMSCIFIPTTTLTLSHIPRERMGEATSVYNMIRNLGGSMGIAFAFTVATRRAQFHQARLVEHLTPFDPAFLAAKAKAAGLLASRGLMLPPEAPIYRELIRQSNMLGFNDAFFVVAIILIAVMGLVLLMQRPEEGKGPGGGRVD
- a CDS encoding four helix bundle protein, encoding MEPKHFEKLKVWKVAHEISVLVYKITGSGPLSRDFPLKNQLRRASISVPSNIAEGYGRHSKKEFLKHLSIANGSVFEVRSQVLLAKDAGLITKDQAQKLSNMCLEVSGLIGGLRRSVKNSL